GTCTTGAGCTAAAGCAAGATAATGGGCATCATAAGCGGCCGGAAGGTCAAACTGTTGTGCTAACGCAACCGCTTGGAAGTGCAATTGCAAATCGCTTTTGATGCTAATCCTCAAATTAAACACATCTTCTAAAGCCGTTTGCACTTCATCTTCTTGCAGTTGTCCCGCTCTACCCATCCGATAAATAGCATTTGTTATTTCATAATAAAATAGTGTGGGCGCAATAATTTGTTTATCGGCTGCTTGCCATTCTTCCCAAAGCACAATCCAGGGATCGGCCTCAGATTGGCTATTCACGAGACGCACCGCGAAATTAGCATCCATACAAATATAATCCGTCATCGTTTGACCTCTTGTTTGCGTGAACAGGCTTCAAAGAGTTCTTGACTGCGTTCTTCTCGCATTTGATAAAATACTTCATCAATAGCATCATAAAAGTTATCTCTTTGCCGTTTACCAATGGCTTTACCGCGTTTAAGAATGCGCTCTTTAGTCTGCTGCCAATTTTGCTTACGCTCTATTTTTTCGTGCAGTAATTTCTGCTCTTTTGGGGGAAGAGCATCAATGAGTTGGAGAATGGCATCCACTAATTTTGTATTCATAGTTAATTCGCTTTTTTTCCCAAACCACCCTTAAATTATACTATTTAATGATAATTAATTTGGGTGTATGGGTGGGGTGGGGGCGGGTTCAGGTAAGTTATCGGTGGGTGTTATAGATTTGGGGTTAACCCGCCCCTTGACATCCAAGACAGTATCTACAGAGATCTGTAGCGTAAATAAATGGATTTGATATCATTACTCAAAACTCATTACCCTTTAATCGAGCCAAGGTTGATGGACAGAAGGCCGATATATGGGGCGTTTCGGTGTGCGACG
The genomic region above belongs to Roseofilum capinflatum BLCC-M114 and contains:
- a CDS encoding type II toxin-antitoxin system VapC family toxin, yielding MTDYICMDANFAVRLVNSQSEADPWIVLWEEWQAADKQIIAPTLFYYEITNAIYRMGRAGQLQEDEVQTALEDVFNLRISIKSDLQLHFQAVALAQQFDLPAAYDAHYLALAQDYRAIFYTGDKRLFNQVHSQFSDIVLVDGRS